The sequence TTTCATTGATCACCAGAAATTCAGTACACAGAAGTACGGCGGCATTAGTCGCTATTTCGCGAATATCATTCAGGGCATTAAGCGTACTGAAGATATGACTTACCTGTTAGGTGTTCTGCACGCTAAAAATCACTATATCCAGGACGAACCCCTGTCACTGAAAGGGCGTCTGCCTGATCGTATTTTGAGCCGCAACGAGCGATACGACGTGCAACTGAATCAGCTTTATTGCAAGTGGCTGCTCGAAAAGTCGGAGTTCGATGTGTTTCATCCCACCTATTACCACCCTTATTTTTTTAAGCAGTTAAAAAAGCCGCTGGTCATAACCGTTCATGACATGACCCATGAGGCCCTGCCTGAATATTTCTGGGCACAGGACCCACTTACCCATAACAAGCGCTTGAATATTGAGCGGGCCGATTCGATTATAACCATCTCGAATACGACCCGAAAAGACTTGCTCGATATGTTCAGGGTCGATCCGGCGAAAGTATCGGTTATCTATCACGGCATTGATATTGAGTCACCACTGCTGGTTCAGCCGGTAGAAAATTTGCCCGAACAGTACCTGTTGTTTGTAGGCGATCGCAGTGGATACAAGAACTTTTATCTGTTTATGAAGGCCTTCCAGCATTTGGCCCATCGTTTTCCGGATCTGCACGTTGTGCTGACCGGAGGAGGAAGGCTGGAAATTGCGGATCGCGAATTTCTTGATCGGCTGGGCCTTACCGATCGGGTACGACACATTAACGCCACTGACGAACAACTCAATTTTCTGTATCAGAACGCGCAATTATTCGTCTATCCTTCGCTTTATGAGGGGTTTGGGTTGCCTATTCTGGAAGCATTTAAAGCTCGATGCCCGATACTTCTCAGTGATACCGAGTGTTTTCGGGAGGTAGCCGTTGATGCTGCGGTGTATTTCGAACCCACGGCTGTCGACGATCTGATCGACAAGCTGGAAGCCACATTAACCAATTCAAGCCTGAAAGCCCAATTGGTCGAAAAAGGTACGAAGCGGCTCGCCGATTTCCCGCTTCAAAAATCCATTGATCAAACGTTGGACGTATACAGGTCACTAGTCAGTCCACAAGCGATTAAACGCGTTACTGTATGAGATTTCGAGCGGTAGATTCTTTTCGGGGAATAGCTGCCATTATGGTTATTTTATTCCATATGCAGCATCTTAATCTATTGTCAGAGAATGTTTTTATCGCAAAGAGTGACATTTTTGTTGATTTCTTTTTTGTGCTGTCAGGGTTTGTAATGACCCACAGTAACTTCAATAAGATTACCGATCTGAGAAGCATAAAGCCGTTTGTCAGTAAACGATTTAAACGACTTTACCCGCTTCATCTTTTCACGCTGTTACTGGTTTTGCTCTTTGAAGTCGCACGCTTCGGCATTGACCGATACGTCGTTCATTTATCCAATCCTGTATTTGCCAACGACAAAACCCTGATTTCGTTTCTGGCAAACCTGACACTTACTCAATCGCTTGGCCTATTTGATCGGGTGACCTGGAATGGTCCCAGCTGGAGTATTAGTGTTGAATTCTACACCTACATTGTCTGGGCGCTGTGCCTGGTGCTGTTTCGAAAAAACGTATTGCTTATCTGCATCATTGGTTTCAGCCTATTGGCCTGGTTCATTGTGCAGCATCATGGCAGCATTATTTTTAATTACGATTACGGCTTCATCCGGTGCCTGTACAGCTTCCTGATTGGCATGGTTTCGTATCGGATTAGCCGTCAGCTATCATCAGGTTTCGGTTACTGGCAGAGTACGGCCACAGAGGGCGTTATACTGGGGCTGACCATTTTTTCAGTCCGGGCATTTACCCATTCCGAAAGCTGGATGATGCCGCTTTTGTTTGCCATCGTGATTATTGCCTTTTCGCGCGAAACAGGGGCTATTTCCAAATTTCTGGCGATCGATCGACTGGAGTTTCTGGGCAAGCTATCGTATTCGTATTACCTGAATCATACGATTGTGCTCGCTGTAATGGACCTGCTCCTGTTCAAGATTATCAAGGTACACCATACCACAATCGGTGAG comes from Spirosoma aureum and encodes:
- a CDS encoding glycosyltransferase family 4 protein; the encoded protein is MLNVFIDHQKFSTQKYGGISRYFANIIQGIKRTEDMTYLLGVLHAKNHYIQDEPLSLKGRLPDRILSRNERYDVQLNQLYCKWLLEKSEFDVFHPTYYHPYFFKQLKKPLVITVHDMTHEALPEYFWAQDPLTHNKRLNIERADSIITISNTTRKDLLDMFRVDPAKVSVIYHGIDIESPLLVQPVENLPEQYLLFVGDRSGYKNFYLFMKAFQHLAHRFPDLHVVLTGGGRLEIADREFLDRLGLTDRVRHINATDEQLNFLYQNAQLFVYPSLYEGFGLPILEAFKARCPILLSDTECFREVAVDAAVYFEPTAVDDLIDKLEATLTNSSLKAQLVEKGTKRLADFPLQKSIDQTLDVYRSLVSPQAIKRVTV